A genome region from Sphingobacteriaceae bacterium GW460-11-11-14-LB5 includes the following:
- a CDS encoding RNA helicase, whose protein sequence is MSLDKLKLSKPLVAAMTDAGFLTPKEIQARTMSRILGGQDVIAVGPEGSGKTTTYVLATLMKLKYAFEEAPRALILVPDAEHVDHVLEQFKLLNRNSTFRILGIDSRGAVDTQMNEITDGCDIIVAVPDRARALYLKLALNTNKIQLFIVDNAELIVKKGLQLPVVELANSAYKSQHVVFTEVMHEKLNHMISPFMKDSTTTIEVDEIGEKQAEVYQQMLYQVPNFRTKLNLLTLLLNDTEVFDKVVVFVNTRLTAQTVYKNFNQHKEGEISIYRSLFFDDKGYDDIEDFKDNPDARVLIVANENLGELNIEGIPFILHFELPEQKETLIQRIVKHGDEDVVAITFSTDIELIEVKKIEQAIGQKLEVMELPEDLKVVDAAAKPKKKKGAEEDETSERGAAFHEKKASNLKNYNYSAGTKAKMTYKNKKGLS, encoded by the coding sequence GTGTCTTTAGATAAATTAAAACTCAGCAAACCACTTGTAGCGGCCATGACTGATGCAGGATTTTTAACGCCAAAAGAAATCCAAGCCAGAACAATGTCGCGCATTTTAGGTGGACAAGATGTTATAGCGGTAGGACCAGAGGGGTCGGGAAAAACAACAACTTATGTTTTAGCTACTTTAATGAAGTTGAAGTATGCATTTGAGGAAGCACCAAGAGCTTTAATTTTAGTGCCAGATGCAGAACATGTAGATCATGTTTTGGAGCAATTTAAATTATTGAACCGGAACAGTACCTTCAGGATTTTAGGAATTGACAGCCGTGGTGCTGTTGATACACAAATGAATGAGATTACAGATGGCTGTGATATTATTGTTGCAGTGCCTGACCGGGCTCGTGCATTGTACCTTAAATTAGCCTTAAATACCAATAAAATACAATTGTTCATTGTAGATAATGCAGAGCTTATTGTTAAAAAAGGCTTACAGTTGCCGGTTGTAGAATTAGCCAACAGCGCTTATAAGTCTCAGCATGTGGTGTTTACTGAGGTTATGCACGAGAAACTGAACCATATGATTTCGCCTTTTATGAAAGATTCTACTACCACAATTGAAGTAGATGAAATTGGCGAAAAGCAAGCGGAAGTTTATCAGCAGATGCTTTATCAGGTGCCTAATTTCAGGACCAAACTTAACCTGTTAACTTTATTATTAAACGATACCGAAGTTTTTGATAAAGTGGTGGTTTTTGTCAATACACGTTTAACCGCACAAACAGTTTACAAGAACTTTAATCAGCATAAGGAAGGGGAGATCAGTATTTACCGTTCGCTGTTTTTTGATGATAAAGGTTATGATGATATTGAAGACTTTAAAGATAATCCGGATGCAAGGGTTTTAATTGTAGCCAACGAGAATTTAGGCGAACTTAATATTGAAGGGATTCCTTTTATCCTGCATTTTGAATTACCTGAGCAGAAAGAAACACTAATTCAGCGCATTGTTAAACATGGCGATGAAGATGTGGTGGCCATTACATTTTCTACCGATATCGAATTGATTGAGGTGAAAAAAATTGAGCAAGCCATTGGTCAGAAATTGGAAGTAATGGAATTACCTGAAGATTTGAAAGTAGTTGATGCAGCCGCGAAACCGAAGAAAAAGAAGGGTGCTGAAGAAGACGAAACTTCCGAACGAGGTGCTGCTTTTCATGAAAAGAAAGCCAGTAATTTAAAAAACTACAATTACAGCGCGGGTACAAAGGCCAAAATGACTTATAAAAATAAGAAGGGCTTGTCTTAA
- a CDS encoding heat-shock protein — MTLVNFNNRTRNTAPYFNNVFDSLFSDAVSKNKMVDKSPNVNIYENETAYVIELAAPGLKKEDFQINLKKDTLSVWAEVKKEEIQVAKDFTRKEFDYSSFARSFNLPDSADGDNITAEYKDGILSINISKKDDAKLQHKEIVVS, encoded by the coding sequence ATGACACTAGTAAATTTTAACAACAGAACCCGTAACACAGCTCCTTACTTTAACAATGTTTTTGATTCATTGTTTAGCGATGCAGTAAGTAAAAACAAAATGGTTGATAAATCGCCAAATGTGAATATTTATGAAAATGAAACCGCGTATGTTATTGAGTTAGCTGCTCCAGGTTTGAAAAAAGAAGATTTTCAAATCAATTTAAAGAAAGATACCCTTTCAGTTTGGGCAGAAGTTAAAAAAGAAGAAATCCAGGTAGCTAAAGATTTTACACGTAAAGAATTTGATTATAGCTCATTTGCAAGATCATTTAATTTACCAGATAGCGCTGATGGTGATAACATTACTGCCGAATATAAAGACGGTATTTTATCGATCAATATCAGTAAAAAAGACGATGCTAAATTGCAACACAAAGAAATTGTAGTATCGTAA
- a CDS encoding nicotinamide mononucleotide adenylyltransferase, which translates to MEREILDTKRKALKINLDPRIYGTFAEIGAGQEVSRNFFNAGAASGTVAKTMSAYDMTFSDAIYGAETNGRYVSQNRLLQMLDHEFGLLNERLSGEKYESRTFFAFADTVTTLNYKRTNEPHGWVGIRFQNEPGGLPNEIFFHVRLLDTDVNMQQRVLGIIGVNLLYAAFYHYQDPKLMVESLADNLTIGSVEIDLISVKGPAFPGVDNILLNLYMIMKDFSAAAIFDSDAHPRQAKDLLYKKDIMILRTKYGQKSLPNFNLFNKATDQFKRTNKVEEGNLAVMIEVLLTNVLTDAQETPDDIDLEAVAKRAQEMCDTGNIVIVSNFTRHNRLAKYLARCKPKSVGLATNINNLKFVFNAKNFSGENYSGQLLSYVNDMFNTNVRLFAYPFLDKKTNQVITTENMPVTPEAKPLFDFLLINGYITDIKDYSEDEVKTV; encoded by the coding sequence ATGGAGAGAGAAATTCTGGATACGAAGCGTAAAGCACTTAAAATAAATCTTGACCCGAGAATTTACGGCACTTTTGCCGAAATAGGAGCGGGACAAGAAGTTTCAAGAAATTTTTTTAATGCTGGTGCAGCATCCGGAACAGTTGCCAAAACCATGTCGGCTTACGATATGACTTTTAGCGATGCCATCTATGGAGCGGAGACGAATGGTCGTTATGTGAGTCAGAACAGGCTTTTACAGATGCTCGATCACGAATTTGGTTTACTTAACGAACGTTTATCAGGCGAAAAATACGAAAGCCGTACCTTTTTTGCCTTCGCAGATACGGTAACAACCCTAAATTACAAACGTACAAACGAACCACATGGCTGGGTTGGAATCCGTTTCCAAAATGAGCCCGGAGGATTGCCTAATGAGATATTTTTTCATGTGCGTTTGCTGGATACCGATGTAAACATGCAGCAAAGGGTTTTGGGTATTATTGGTGTAAACTTACTTTATGCTGCATTTTACCATTACCAGGATCCCAAACTGATGGTAGAATCGCTCGCCGATAACTTAACCATAGGTTCGGTAGAAATCGATCTGATTTCGGTTAAAGGACCGGCTTTTCCAGGTGTAGACAATATTCTGCTTAATTTGTATATGATTATGAAAGATTTCTCGGCAGCTGCGATTTTCGATTCGGATGCGCACCCTCGCCAGGCTAAAGATCTTTTGTATAAAAAGGATATCATGATTTTAAGGACCAAATACGGTCAGAAATCATTACCTAACTTTAATCTGTTTAATAAAGCCACCGATCAGTTTAAGCGTACAAACAAAGTAGAAGAAGGAAACCTGGCGGTAATGATAGAGGTTTTATTAACTAATGTGTTAACCGATGCACAAGAAACGCCAGATGATATCGATTTAGAAGCAGTGGCTAAACGCGCTCAGGAAATGTGCGATACCGGGAATATTGTTATCGTTTCTAATTTTACCCGACACAACCGTCTTGCTAAATACCTGGCCAGGTGTAAACCCAAAAGTGTTGGTTTAGCTACGAACATCAACAACTTAAAATTTGTATTCAACGCTAAAAACTTTAGCGGCGAAAATTATTCAGGTCAGTTATTAAGCTACGTGAACGATATGTTTAATACCAATGTGCGTTTATTTGCTTATCCTTTCCTGGATAAAAAGACCAATCAGGTAATTACCACTGAAAATATGCCGGTTACACCAGAAGCAAAACCCTTGTTTGATTTTCTTTTGATTAACGGATATATTACTGATATTAAGGATTATAGCGAAGACGAAGTGAAGACCGTTTAG
- a CDS encoding LD-carboxypeptidase produces the protein MNRKHFLSSFIAATTVLPAFKTLANTIESESSSFKIPPHLKPGDCIGITSPAGYITQAQIQPSVLQMQSWGFTIKVGNTIGKRNFTYGGTDEERLADFQQMLDDPTIKAIMCARGGYGFVRIIDKLDFSSFKRNPKWIIGFSDITVLHCHLSRNYGIASIHAKMCNSFPDDWSKAEPIQIETILSIKNAIIGEQMGYIAPVNINNRLGKVDGVLVGGNLSIIETLAGSDSDLDTKGKILFIEDTGEYLYSIDRMLWNLKRSGKLKNLKGLIVGGFKVKPDDEGEEFGKTIYDIVLEKVKEYSYPVAFDFPVGHQRNNFALKCGVNHTFIVNETGSTLRSI, from the coding sequence ATGAACAGAAAACATTTCCTTTCTTCGTTTATTGCAGCCACAACTGTACTTCCTGCTTTTAAAACACTCGCCAATACCATTGAAAGTGAATCTTCGTCATTTAAAATTCCCCCGCATTTAAAACCTGGTGATTGTATTGGGATTACAAGTCCGGCAGGGTACATTACTCAAGCGCAAATCCAGCCTTCCGTTTTACAAATGCAGAGCTGGGGATTTACCATAAAAGTTGGCAATACCATTGGTAAACGCAATTTTACCTACGGCGGAACGGATGAGGAACGGCTAGCTGATTTTCAACAAATGCTTGATGATCCAACAATTAAAGCAATTATGTGTGCCCGCGGTGGTTATGGTTTTGTACGGATTATCGATAAATTAGATTTCTCTTCATTTAAAAGAAACCCAAAATGGATTATTGGTTTTAGTGACATCACCGTTTTGCATTGTCACCTGTCCAGAAATTATGGCATTGCCTCTATTCATGCTAAAATGTGTAATAGTTTCCCCGATGACTGGAGTAAAGCTGAACCCATACAGATTGAAACGATCCTATCTATTAAAAATGCAATAATCGGTGAACAAATGGGCTATATTGCTCCTGTTAATATCAATAACAGATTAGGCAAGGTTGATGGTGTTTTAGTTGGGGGAAACCTGAGTATTATCGAAACTTTGGCTGGTAGCGATTCCGATTTAGATACCAAAGGTAAAATCCTTTTCATCGAAGATACCGGCGAATACCTCTACAGTATCGATAGAATGTTATGGAATTTAAAACGCAGTGGCAAACTAAAAAACCTTAAGGGATTAATTGTTGGTGGCTTTAAAGTTAAACCTGATGATGAGGGGGAAGAATTTGGCAAAACTATTTATGATATCGTTCTAGAAAAAGTAAAGGAATACAGCTATCCTGTTGCTTTTGATTTTCCTGTGGGGCACCAGCGAAACAACTTCGCTTTAAAGTGTGGTGTAAACCATACTTTCATCGTAAACGAAACAGGCTCAACGCTAAGAAGTATTTAA
- a CDS encoding Txe/YoeB family addiction module toxin, with protein MGKYFIEVEKLAKKDLEIHYKSGDKPSIRRINQIFIELSEHPEIGIGKPEKLKFDLSGFWSRQINRKDRLIYKIEENIVTVTIISALGHYGDK; from the coding sequence ATGGGAAAGTATTTTATAGAAGTTGAAAAACTAGCAAAAAAAGACCTAGAAATACATTATAAATCTGGAGATAAGCCCTCAATCAGAAGAATCAACCAAATTTTCATTGAATTATCAGAACACCCGGAAATAGGAATTGGGAAACCTGAAAAATTAAAATTCGATTTATCTGGTTTTTGGTCGAGGCAGATAAACCGAAAAGACAGGTTGATCTATAAAATAGAAGAAAACATAGTTACTGTAACCATCATCTCAGCGCTTGGCCACTATGGTGATAAGTAA